The genomic interval acaaaaaatgaacgGTTGGGATTAGAGCGGAGATGGGATTGAACGGATAGGATGGATTGAGAGTGGAAAGTGGAGTCCGCATGAGAGTGGACTCTGAGTGATATATGGCATGGTCGTCTCTCGGTCCGAACGAATGTGTGATCTGTGAGAGTTTGCAgcgagagagagaagaagaagactcaatcggagaagatgaagaagaagacggTGGGGCAGCCGAAGTCCGGCGACGGTGACACCGTGCATTCACCGCTTGTCACTTATGCTTCCATGATTTCTCTTCTCACGCTCTGTCCTCCATTTGTCATTCTGCTGTGAGTTAAACCCTAATCGCTTTCCCTTctccattgttgttgttattgtggATTTCAACCAGTTATGATCAAATCTGATCTGAATGAATTGGGATATGGAACTGAATGTATGCAGGTGGTACACCATGACTGCTGCTGACGGATCTGTTTCTGAGACATGGAATTATTTGAAGCAGAATGGGGTACAGGGCTTCCTAGATATATGGCCTAGACCAACTGCTACGGCTTACAAAATCATTGTGGTCTATGGTTTATTTGAAGCAGCGCTTCAGCTCCTTCTGCCCGCCAAAACCGTTTACGGCCCAATTTCTCCAACCGGACATCAACCTGTCTACAAGGTCAATACACCTCACACCTCTCTCCAAATCCATACTTTCACTTGTCAAATCCTTACTTCACTTCACTGACCAATCTCCGTTTTCCATTCTTCAGGCAAACGGTGTGGCGGCGTATTTAGTCACCTTGATTACTTACATGGCCCTTTGGTGGTGAGCCTTTTATTCCTCGacattctctttcttctaaCACTCATTCACTCCATCTTCAATATTCTCTGTTATCTTTCAAAAGTGCATCTAAGTAGTAGTCACATTCAACTTTCGCACAAAAACTAGTAGTCGGTAACCGATAATAGAAATTTGAAGACACGCTGCTCGGGTTCGCTAGGAATGGAACTTGTCATGATCTGGAATTACTAATAATGTCCATTGAATATGTCGGgttgaacaaaaagaaaaaaaatgttacattcCTTTTGAATTTATCAGCTTCGTCAAGGAAGGTTTGTTTCTCAGCTGTTGTAGGGTAATGCGGACCATTACAGATTAAGTTGAATTTCCCTTTGTTCTTCTATAAGATGGCTGTTGTTACTTTCTTGCTTTACAAGATTTTTCTGCAGAGCAGGGTGTTTTTGTCTCTTACTTTTTCTGTGACGAACCgcatgtcttttttttttatacatttttcagGTTTGGGATATTCAACCCAACAGTTGTTTATGATCATTTGGGAGAAATATATTCAGCACTCATCTTCGGGAGCTTTGTCTTCTGTATTTTGTTGTACATAAAAGTGAGGCAAAAATATCTGAAGTTACGAACTATCTGTTACCtattaatttgaaatgaattttctgatttttgttATGTATGCTAGGGTCATTTGGCACCATCTTCAACAGATTCTGGCTCATCTGGAAACATAATCATTGATTTTTACTGGGTAAACCTTTTTACTTTGGCTAAGCAGTTTTATACCAATTATCTTCTTTGATGTCTGTTTATTTCGATTGAAAATAgccaagattgcaaaaagaaacAGTGATTGGTTGCATGATGAATCTACGTAAACTTGTTTATATGATTTGTTGGTATCAGATGTGAGTATGATTGAAGAGTCTTTCTTTGAAATTACCTCAGAATGCATCTTGCATTCTTAAGTTCTTATAGAAAATCACAACCTTTTTCCTCTAGTCTCACTGAAAGTGCACTCGTGCGTGACGCTACAATtgatcttttgaaactcttattgTTGGAATGTCTCGATGTTTGTGATTGTAATTCCCACTTTTGTTACATAAGGATAAATTGCTTAAGTAAAAATCGGTTCACTTGGACTGTTTTACATTAAGAATTAAGTTCaccctttttttaaataatagcaTTCTAATTTCTTGTCATTCTTGCAGGGGATGGAACTCTATCCGCGCAttggaaaatattttgacaTAAAAGTTTTCACCAACTGCAGATTTGGAATGATGTCATGGGCAGTTCTTGCATTGACCTACTGTATAAAACAGGTTGGGTCTCATAATGTTTCTTCTTTGCATTAATATTGAAGTCAATTAAATACCAAACTGTGTCAGCTGCTTATATGAGCTGCTGGTTTGGTGATTGTGCTATCCGGTTGCACTTCCTTAGTTGTCCTGGTGGCACCAACTTATCACCACCATGAGTAGGATGTCTGATGGATACAGTAATAGATGAATCCAGAACATGAATTTGTTTCATAAACATATCTTGTGATGTTTCCTGCCTTCgttaattgtataatttgtaTTCTTGTATTGACAGTatgaagaaaatggaaaagtaTCCGACTCAATGCTTGTAAACACTGCATTAATGCTAATATATGTTACCAAGTTTTTCTGGTGGGAGGCTGGATATTGGAACACAATGGATATTGCACACGATCGAGGTTTACATGTTTCCTATTCTTGTTTCTGTTGGACATACCTGTTCTATTCTTTTGTGTTACTATTTTTGTACTTTTGAAACAAGGTTATTAAAGGAGAAAAAACAGTTTTTTGGGGGGGGGGCGCTATAACTGTATCGATTTGAAGCCTTTTTCTGATTAGAAAAGAATTGTTATTGTTAGATTTCATAGGTTATTAAATTTACATTGCTGTTTTGC from Vigna radiata var. radiata cultivar VC1973A chromosome 9, Vradiata_ver6, whole genome shotgun sequence carries:
- the LOC106772893 gene encoding 7-dehydrocholesterol reductase; its protein translation is MKKKTVGQPKSGDGDTVHSPLVTYASMISLLTLCPPFVILLWYTMTAADGSVSETWNYLKQNGVQGFLDIWPRPTATAYKIIVVYGLFEAALQLLLPAKTVYGPISPTGHQPVYKANGVAAYLVTLITYMALWWFGIFNPTVVYDHLGEIYSALIFGSFVFCILLYIKGHLAPSSTDSGSSGNIIIDFYWGMELYPRIGKYFDIKVFTNCRFGMMSWAVLALTYCIKQYEENGKVSDSMLVNTALMLIYVTKFFWWEAGYWNTMDIAHDRAGFYICWGCLVWVPSVYTSPGMYLVNHPVNLGIQLAISILLAGILCIFINYDCDRQRQEFRRTNGKSTVWGKAPSKIEASYTTTTGETKRSLLLTSGWWGLSRHFHYVPEILAAFFWTVPALFNHFLPYFYVIFLTILLFDRAKRDDDRCRSKYGKYWKLYCDKVPYRIIPGIY